In the genome of Deinococcus yavapaiensis KR-236, one region contains:
- a CDS encoding glucose-6-phosphate dehydrogenase assembly protein OpcA, producing the protein MPGNLQPLGPVKTDVRGATNALESLWDETHVESRAYTGNIVALTRSRSLPRVEEALATLGGRYAGRQIIGVMDGDETVDVTVSLVPQKGGYVERLVLDANEEQLQGAILPLLRPATVNHVWWATTERPGGALLAELAELADQIIANALSLDLGPLGPHCSLTDLGWARTSGWREALAQLFDPHEAAAALPALRQLTLRYAGDNDLPARLYAGWAATKLGWRDAEGVVIEADPASSRENGDLSFVRLSGDGAEFQLTSDQGNLVRSTSVYGSVRREAELYLPALSIGEGLAFVMAQPEQNENFVSALDFARRLP; encoded by the coding sequence ATGCCCGGCAACCTGCAACCCCTCGGGCCCGTGAAGACCGACGTGCGCGGCGCGACGAACGCCCTGGAGAGCTTGTGGGACGAAACGCACGTGGAGTCGCGCGCTTACACGGGCAACATCGTGGCCCTCACCCGATCACGGTCGCTGCCTCGCGTCGAGGAAGCCCTCGCGACGCTCGGGGGGCGCTACGCGGGACGGCAGATCATCGGCGTGATGGACGGTGACGAAACGGTGGACGTCACCGTGAGCCTCGTGCCGCAAAAAGGCGGATACGTGGAGCGCCTCGTGCTGGACGCGAACGAGGAGCAACTGCAAGGCGCCATCTTGCCGCTGCTGCGCCCCGCGACCGTGAACCACGTGTGGTGGGCGACGACCGAGCGGCCCGGCGGCGCCCTGCTCGCCGAGCTCGCCGAACTCGCCGATCAAATTATCGCGAACGCGCTGAGCCTCGACCTCGGACCGCTCGGACCGCACTGCAGCCTCACCGATCTCGGCTGGGCCCGAACGTCGGGTTGGCGCGAGGCGCTCGCGCAACTGTTCGATCCGCACGAAGCGGCGGCGGCGCTGCCCGCCTTGCGTCAGCTCACCTTGCGTTACGCGGGCGACAACGACTTGCCCGCGCGTCTGTACGCGGGCTGGGCGGCCACGAAGCTCGGCTGGCGCGACGCGGAGGGTGTCGTCATCGAGGCGGACCCGGCGTCGAGCCGGGAAAACGGGGATCTCAGCTTCGTGCGTTTGTCGGGCGATGGCGCCGAATTTCAACTGACGTCCGATCAAGGCAACCTCGTGCGGTCGACGAGCGTCTACGGTTCGGTGCGCCGTGAGGCGGAACTGTACCTTCCTGCGCTCAGCATCGGCGAAGGGCTCGCGTTCGTGATGGCGCAACCCGAACAAAACGAGAACTTCGTCTCGGCGCTCGACTTCGCGCGGAGGCTGCCGTGA
- a CDS encoding nuclear transport factor 2 family protein, which translates to MPSEVTAAFMRALQEAETSNDPSPLVALYAEDSSTENLSVGPLHGLEGARDFWRRYLDVFQDIRSEFFHQSDDERTGTMEWVARGHLKSGKPIEYKGISVIEVEGGKVKKFRTYYDSAAFVHEAPASGT; encoded by the coding sequence ATGCCGAGCGAAGTGACGGCCGCGTTCATGCGGGCCCTGCAAGAAGCCGAAACCAGCAACGATCCCTCGCCGCTCGTCGCACTCTACGCCGAGGACTCTTCCACCGAAAACCTCTCGGTGGGTCCCTTGCACGGCCTCGAAGGCGCGCGCGACTTCTGGCGCCGCTACCTCGACGTCTTTCAAGACATCCGCAGCGAATTCTTTCATCAAAGCGACGACGAGCGAACCGGAACGATGGAGTGGGTGGCGCGCGGCCACCTCAAAAGCGGCAAGCCCATCGAATACAAGGGAATCAGCGTGATCGAAGTGGAAGGCGGCAAGGTCAAGAAGTTCCGCACGTACTACGACTCGGCCGCGTTCGTTCACGAAGCGCCCGCCAGCGGCACCTGA
- the gltX gene encoding glutamate--tRNA ligase, which produces MSFVTSRRVTTRIAPSPTGDPHVGTAYQALYNFVFARQHGGKFVVRIEDTDRTRYNAASEGQILAMLDWLGLTPDASPAREDDLGPYTQSLRAELHREHAVKLVESGHAYRAFDTPEELEARRKAAIERGEDYRGYDRRDRDLPQEESERRAASGETFVIRLKVPLDGETIVNDELRGEVRFDNRQLDDKVLLKADGFPTYHLAAMVDDHLMGVTHVIRAEEWLTSTPIHVLILRALEWDEPTWIHTPLLRNPDKSKLSKRKSNTSVQSYREMGVLPEALLNYLGMMGWSHPDGAEVFGVDDMVRLFSWDRVSLGGPVFDLAKLKWLNGKYLREVLSAADVAERLHAFLAAGGYALPNDEYFRAVVVLMTPRIETFSEFMERGSYFFDDAFTYDAKAQKALADGANVLGELRDALADAPAFDAGTLEATLRAFADSAGLKIGKVMQPLRAAVAGTMESPGMFELLETLGRGRVVARLNRAIEGRAAS; this is translated from the coding sequence ATGTCGTTCGTCACGTCCCGCAGGGTCACCACTCGCATCGCGCCGTCCCCGACGGGCGATCCTCACGTCGGAACGGCGTACCAAGCGCTGTACAACTTCGTCTTTGCCCGTCAGCACGGCGGCAAGTTCGTCGTACGCATCGAAGACACCGACCGCACGCGTTACAACGCGGCGTCCGAAGGGCAGATCTTGGCCATGCTCGACTGGTTGGGCCTCACGCCCGACGCCTCGCCCGCTCGTGAAGACGACCTCGGGCCCTACACGCAAAGCCTTCGCGCCGAGCTTCACCGCGAGCACGCCGTGAAGCTCGTGGAAAGCGGGCACGCCTACCGCGCCTTCGACACGCCCGAGGAGCTCGAGGCGCGCCGCAAGGCGGCGATCGAGCGCGGCGAGGATTACCGTGGCTACGACCGCCGCGACCGCGACTTGCCCCAAGAAGAATCCGAGCGCCGCGCCGCGAGCGGCGAAACGTTCGTGATTCGCCTCAAAGTTCCGCTCGACGGCGAGACGATCGTGAACGACGAACTGCGCGGCGAGGTGCGCTTCGACAACCGCCAACTCGACGACAAGGTGCTGCTCAAGGCCGACGGCTTTCCGACGTACCACCTCGCGGCGATGGTGGACGATCATCTCATGGGCGTCACGCACGTTATCCGAGCCGAGGAGTGGCTCACGAGCACGCCCATTCACGTCCTGATCCTGCGCGCGCTGGAGTGGGACGAGCCGACGTGGATTCACACGCCGCTGCTGCGCAATCCGGACAAGTCCAAGCTCAGCAAACGCAAAAGCAACACGTCCGTGCAGTCGTACCGCGAGATGGGCGTCTTGCCCGAGGCGCTTTTGAATTACCTCGGCATGATGGGTTGGAGCCACCCGGACGGAGCCGAGGTGTTCGGGGTGGACGACATGGTTCGCCTGTTTTCGTGGGATCGCGTGTCCCTGGGCGGTCCGGTGTTCGACCTCGCCAAGCTCAAGTGGCTCAACGGCAAGTACTTGCGCGAGGTGTTGAGCGCCGCCGACGTCGCCGAGCGTCTCCACGCCTTTCTCGCGGCGGGCGGGTACGCCTTGCCGAACGACGAGTACTTCCGAGCGGTCGTCGTGCTCATGACGCCGCGCATCGAGACCTTCTCGGAGTTCATGGAGCGGGGAAGCTACTTCTTCGACGACGCCTTCACGTACGACGCCAAGGCGCAAAAGGCCCTCGCGGACGGCGCGAACGTTCTCGGCGAGTTGCGCGACGCCCTCGCGGACGCGCCCGCGTTCGACGCGGGCACGCTCGAGGCGACGCTGCGGGCGTTCGCGGACTCGGCGGGTCTCAAGATCGGCAAGGTGATGCAGCCGCTTCGCGCGGCAGTCGCCGGAACGATGGAAAGCCCGGGGATGTTCGAATTGCTCGAGACCCTCGGGCGCGGGCGTGTCGTCGCTCGCCTGAACCGAGCGATCGAAGGTCGCGCCGCGTCTTAA
- a CDS encoding type IV pilus twitching motility protein PilT gives MKLPDLLKHMVQMRASDLHFRAGSPPLARVDGELRRFGENLLSASTALAIAKQMMSDEQWTLFERSNEADFAYSLSGIARFRVNAFRQRGSVAVVMRVVSDHIPSMGELGLPVPVLQEWSNHERGLILVTGPTGSGKTTTLASLIDYINGMHAHNIITIEDPIEVLYQNKKSVVAQREIGSDTADFRVALRAAMRQDPDVILIGEMRDKETVEAALSAAQTGHLVLSTLHTLDSVRTVNRVIDFFAPHERPQIRLMLAEALVGIHSQRLLSRKDGGRVLASEVLVATPLVKDYIKDEDKTLLLKEVLMEDNVRGMRTFDQHLAELYEDKVITLEEALSAATSPAEVRLMLTRRGVALGT, from the coding sequence TTGAAACTGCCCGATCTCCTCAAGCACATGGTCCAGATGCGCGCTTCCGACTTGCACTTTCGCGCGGGCTCACCTCCCCTCGCCCGCGTCGACGGCGAACTGCGCCGTTTCGGAGAGAATCTTCTCAGCGCCTCGACGGCGCTGGCCATCGCCAAGCAGATGATGAGCGACGAGCAGTGGACGTTGTTCGAGCGCAGCAACGAGGCGGACTTCGCCTACAGCCTCTCGGGTATCGCGCGTTTTCGCGTGAACGCCTTTCGGCAACGCGGCTCGGTCGCCGTCGTGATGCGCGTCGTCTCCGATCACATCCCCTCCATGGGAGAGCTCGGTCTGCCCGTGCCGGTCTTGCAAGAGTGGTCGAACCACGAGCGCGGCCTGATCCTCGTGACGGGCCCCACGGGCAGCGGCAAGACGACGACGCTCGCCTCGCTCATCGATTACATCAACGGTATGCACGCGCACAACATCATCACCATCGAGGATCCCATCGAGGTGCTGTACCAAAACAAGAAGAGCGTCGTGGCCCAGCGCGAGATCGGCAGCGACACCGCCGACTTCCGCGTCGCCCTGCGCGCCGCCATGCGCCAAGATCCCGACGTGATCCTCATCGGCGAGATGCGCGACAAGGAGACGGTGGAAGCCGCCCTGTCGGCCGCGCAGACGGGCCACCTCGTGCTGAGCACGCTGCACACGCTCGACTCGGTGCGCACGGTCAACCGCGTCATCGACTTCTTCGCGCCGCACGAGCGCCCACAAATTCGCTTGATGCTCGCCGAGGCGCTCGTCGGTATTCACAGCCAGCGACTGCTGAGCCGCAAGGACGGCGGGCGGGTCTTGGCGTCCGAAGTGCTCGTCGCCACCCCCCTCGTGAAGGACTACATCAAGGACGAGGACAAGACGCTGCTGTTGAAGGAAGTCTTGATGGAAGACAACGTGCGCGGCATGCGCACGTTCGATCAGCACCTCGCCGAGTTGTACGAAGACAAAGTCATCACGCTGGAGGAAGCCTTGTCCGCCGCGACGTCCCCGGCGGAAGTGCGGCTCATGCTCACTCGACGCGGCGTGGCGCTCGGAACGTGA
- the queG gene encoding tRNA epoxyqueuosine(34) reductase QueG, with translation MDAALHLQEFALSLGFDVAGWTTADVPRSAVDEYASWLRASRHAGMEYLERQLPRRADLSSTLPNAAGVLALGISHAFEDVTAPPGGVRLGNVARYAWTPDYHEQLQPLLSALEAEAARLGITARGTVDHAPVMERLLAGRAFLGWRGKSGMLVSTSLGAFTTLAVLLTDLPTPSVDEAHPDRCGRCARCVLACPTAAIGSDRAIDARRCVSYLTIEHRGPIPHALREGVGSWLFGCDGCLEVCPWSRKAGPLAQTLRPDPNLAHPDLTPFFTLTSRQFDKLYAGTAFSRPRRKGMARNACVVIGNTRAEQGRPLLDLAVRDPAWEVREAAAWALARFEAWRELALLEHDEHEIVRRTARHRAASF, from the coding sequence GTGGACGCCGCGTTACATCTCCAAGAGTTCGCCTTGAGCCTCGGCTTCGACGTGGCGGGATGGACGACGGCCGACGTGCCGCGAAGCGCGGTGGACGAGTACGCGTCGTGGTTGCGGGCGTCTCGTCACGCCGGGATGGAGTACCTCGAGCGTCAACTGCCGCGCCGCGCCGACCTCTCGTCGACGCTTCCGAACGCGGCGGGCGTGCTCGCCCTCGGGATTTCGCACGCCTTTGAGGATGTCACGGCGCCGCCCGGTGGCGTGCGGCTCGGCAACGTCGCTCGCTACGCGTGGACGCCCGACTATCACGAACAACTCCAACCGCTCTTGAGCGCGCTGGAGGCGGAGGCCGCGCGGCTCGGCATCACGGCGCGCGGCACCGTCGATCATGCGCCCGTGATGGAGCGCCTCTTGGCGGGGCGGGCTTTTCTCGGTTGGCGAGGCAAAAGCGGCATGCTCGTCTCGACGTCGCTCGGCGCGTTCACCACGCTCGCCGTCTTGCTGACCGACTTGCCGACACCGTCGGTCGACGAGGCGCACCCGGATCGTTGTGGACGCTGCGCTCGGTGTGTGTTGGCCTGCCCCACGGCCGCCATCGGTTCCGACCGCGCGATCGACGCTCGCCGCTGCGTCTCGTACCTCACCATCGAGCACCGCGGGCCGATTCCGCACGCGTTGCGCGAAGGCGTGGGATCGTGGCTGTTCGGCTGCGACGGGTGCTTGGAGGTTTGCCCGTGGTCGCGCAAGGCGGGGCCGCTCGCACAGACCTTGCGTCCCGATCCGAACCTCGCGCACCCTGACCTCACCCCGTTTTTCACGCTCACGAGCCGCCAGTTCGACAAGCTCTATGCGGGCACGGCCTTCTCGCGCCCTCGCCGCAAGGGGATGGCGCGAAACGCCTGCGTGGTGATCGGCAACACGCGCGCCGAGCAGGGACGCCCGCTGCTCGACCTCGCCGTCCGCGATCCCGCGTGGGAGGTGCGCGAGGCCGCCGCGTGGGCGCTGGCACGCTTCGAGGCTTGGCGCGAGCTTGCCTTGCTGGAACATGACGAGCACGAAATTGTGAGGAGGACCGCACGGCACCGTGCCGCGAGTTTCTGA
- a CDS encoding flavin reductase family protein, producing the protein MTKLRTPRFFGYYPGTVALVTARHQDDRNVMSAGWHTALSVDPPLYGVLIGRERATHPLVTASGRFGVNFLNASHARVVQGAGVLSLADGADKFETFGLREDADETLVLEAAYLTFVCDVADIVTTGDHDLFVGRVRDVVYDPRAYDEQFLLRDEAPVYLGRGTYVKLDTRAERVTFAPESFVKVTER; encoded by the coding sequence GTGACGAAACTTCGCACGCCGCGCTTTTTCGGCTACTATCCCGGCACCGTCGCCCTCGTGACGGCGCGGCACCAAGACGACCGCAACGTGATGAGCGCGGGTTGGCACACCGCCTTGTCGGTCGACCCGCCGTTGTACGGCGTCCTGATCGGACGCGAGCGCGCCACCCACCCTCTCGTGACGGCGTCGGGGCGCTTCGGCGTGAACTTTCTGAACGCCTCGCACGCCCGCGTGGTGCAAGGCGCGGGCGTGCTGAGCCTCGCGGACGGCGCCGACAAGTTCGAGACGTTCGGCCTTCGAGAGGACGCGGACGAGACGTTGGTACTGGAGGCCGCGTACCTCACGTTCGTGTGCGACGTGGCGGACATCGTCACGACGGGCGACCACGACTTGTTCGTGGGTCGGGTGCGCGACGTCGTGTACGATCCACGCGCGTACGACGAGCAGTTTTTGTTGCGCGACGAGGCGCCCGTGTACCTCGGTCGGGGAACGTACGTGAAGCTCGACACACGCGCCGAGCGCGTAACCTTCGCGCCAGAGTCGTTCGTGAAGGTGACGGAACGCTAG
- the mnmE gene encoding tRNA uridine-5-carboxymethylaminomethyl(34) synthesis GTPase MnmE, with the protein MTYRLGLTDTIVAISTAPGAGGIGVVRLSGARALDVADGLFQGRGRPSATKGGRFLFGRFVDGAEETIDEGLALVFRAPKSYTGEDVVELQCHGSPAVLRRLLGRAVELGARLARPGEFTLRAYLGGRMDLAQAESVLGLVHAATDTSRRQAALGLAGALAKRVDAISTRITRVLAGLTAFLDYPEEGVPPEERDEPLGDVERELLALLSTADAGRVATKGARLALLGKPNAGKSSLLNALLGYERSIVTPIPGTTRDYLEATLELAGVPITLVDTAGLRDTPDEIEAAGVRRALDLAADADLVLALEDGSAPREALGFDPPADRTLRVRTKADLTPAWSDDDTLSVSVFSGEGLPELREAIRAKLLGDAARSEVWLSNERQTDAARRALESVRAARDLPDDLAAWELEAALRALAELTGRDVSEDVLDAVFANFCVGK; encoded by the coding sequence ATGACGTACCGCCTCGGCCTCACCGATACCATCGTCGCGATCAGTACCGCTCCGGGAGCGGGCGGCATCGGCGTCGTGCGCCTCTCGGGGGCGCGCGCACTCGACGTCGCCGACGGCCTCTTTCAAGGACGAGGACGGCCGAGCGCCACCAAGGGCGGCCGATTTCTCTTCGGCCGCTTCGTGGACGGCGCAGAGGAGACGATCGACGAGGGACTCGCCCTCGTGTTCCGCGCGCCGAAATCGTACACGGGCGAGGACGTCGTGGAACTTCAATGCCACGGCTCGCCCGCCGTGCTGCGACGACTGCTGGGCCGCGCGGTGGAGCTCGGCGCGCGCCTCGCACGGCCCGGCGAATTCACGTTGCGCGCCTACCTCGGCGGGCGCATGGACCTCGCGCAAGCCGAATCCGTCCTCGGCCTCGTGCACGCCGCCACGGACACGTCGCGCCGCCAAGCCGCCCTCGGTCTCGCCGGAGCGCTCGCCAAGCGCGTCGACGCGATCTCGACGCGCATCACGCGAGTTCTGGCGGGCCTCACCGCCTTCCTCGACTACCCCGAGGAGGGCGTGCCGCCCGAGGAGCGTGACGAGCCCCTCGGCGACGTCGAGCGCGAACTGCTCGCCTTGCTGAGCACCGCCGACGCGGGCCGCGTCGCGACGAAAGGCGCGCGGCTCGCCCTGCTCGGCAAGCCGAACGCAGGCAAGTCCAGCTTGCTCAACGCCCTGTTGGGTTACGAGCGGTCCATCGTCACGCCGATTCCCGGCACGACCCGCGATTACCTGGAGGCGACCTTGGAACTCGCCGGCGTGCCGATCACCCTGGTGGACACGGCCGGTTTGCGCGACACGCCCGACGAGATCGAGGCAGCGGGCGTGCGTCGCGCTCTCGACCTCGCCGCCGACGCCGACCTCGTGCTCGCCTTGGAGGACGGAAGCGCGCCCCGCGAGGCCCTCGGCTTCGATCCTCCGGCGGACCGCACCCTGCGAGTACGGACGAAAGCCGACTTGACGCCCGCGTGGAGTGACGACGACACCCTGAGCGTCTCCGTGTTCAGCGGTGAAGGGCTTCCTGAGCTTCGCGAGGCGATTCGCGCCAAATTGCTGGGCGACGCGGCGCGCAGCGAAGTGTGGCTTTCGAACGAACGCCAGACGGACGCGGCTCGCCGCGCCCTGGAGTCCGTGCGGGCCGCGCGCGACCTTCCCGACGATCTCGCCGCGTGGGAGTTGGAGGCGGCCTTGCGCGCCCTCGCCGAATTGACAGGACGCGACGTGTCCGAGGACGTGCTCGACGCGGTCTTCGCGAACTTCTGCGTCGGAAAGTGA
- a CDS encoding stalk domain-containing protein, protein MTVPLRVLTLPILLASTLAAAQLPPQAVANAAVEVSGAIGGRIVDCPKTLNVSSSAVCLVAKGTLDTTKPKIKAKLANRVVEDWASRPGSTSANLLFRTGDAITYVLVASAGKDAVVAVIDAPAAKAAATPVVYASAQSLKGVLTVTPSTNAVTLARTGQSLALTVGATSARLNGGAVTLASAPYAQGGNVFVPVTALRSLQCTVATGAKNEATVTCGDKSAKVATVTR, encoded by the coding sequence GTGACTGTGCCTCTCCGCGTTCTGACGCTGCCCATCCTGCTCGCCTCCACCTTGGCCGCCGCTCAATTGCCGCCACAAGCGGTGGCGAACGCTGCCGTCGAGGTGAGCGGGGCGATCGGCGGTCGCATCGTCGACTGCCCGAAAACCCTCAACGTGTCCAGCAGCGCCGTTTGTCTCGTCGCCAAAGGAACCTTGGACACCACGAAACCCAAGATCAAGGCGAAGCTCGCCAACCGGGTCGTGGAGGACTGGGCCTCGCGGCCCGGCTCTACGAGCGCCAACTTGCTGTTCCGCACGGGAGACGCGATCACCTACGTCCTCGTCGCTTCCGCCGGCAAGGACGCTGTGGTCGCCGTGATCGACGCACCGGCGGCCAAGGCCGCCGCCACGCCCGTCGTCTACGCCAGCGCGCAAAGCCTCAAGGGAGTCTTGACCGTCACGCCGAGTACGAACGCCGTGACGCTCGCCCGGACGGGCCAAAGCCTCGCGTTGACGGTCGGGGCGACGAGCGCGCGGCTCAACGGCGGCGCCGTCACGCTCGCGAGCGCGCCTTACGCGCAAGGCGGGAACGTGTTCGTGCCCGTCACGGCCCTGCGGTCGTTGCAGTGCACCGTGGCGACGGGCGCCAAGAACGAAGCGACGGTTACCTGCGGCGACAAGAGCGCCAAGGTCGCCACCGTGACCCGCTGA
- the pgl gene encoding 6-phosphogluconolactonase — protein sequence MRTRVFTSPADVGIGGADVFERAASEAIGERGAFHVALSGGSTPKFMYEALRARQVDWERVHVYFSDERCVPPDSNDSNFKLAHDELLEHVPIPDAQVHRMEGEREPEEAARRYEDVLPERLDLVFLGMGDDGHTASLFPGTTALTAGGRTTANFVGKLGVWRLTFTFGEINSAREKVLLVAGASKAGVLREVYEGKRIYPVEDVDAPLWLLDEAASASLNRTA from the coding sequence GTGAGGACGCGCGTCTTCACTTCGCCAGCCGACGTCGGCATCGGCGGCGCGGACGTGTTCGAGCGGGCGGCGAGCGAAGCGATTGGCGAGCGCGGCGCCTTCCACGTCGCCTTGTCGGGTGGCAGCACCCCGAAGTTCATGTACGAGGCGTTGCGAGCGCGCCAAGTCGATTGGGAGCGCGTTCACGTGTACTTCTCCGACGAGCGTTGCGTGCCGCCCGACTCGAACGACTCGAATTTCAAGCTCGCGCACGACGAACTTCTCGAGCACGTGCCCATCCCCGACGCACAAGTGCACCGAATGGAAGGCGAACGCGAGCCCGAAGAGGCCGCGAGGCGCTACGAGGACGTGCTGCCCGAGCGGCTCGATCTCGTCTTCCTCGGGATGGGCGACGACGGCCACACGGCGAGCCTCTTTCCCGGCACGACGGCCCTCACGGCGGGCGGGCGGACGACCGCGAATTTCGTCGGGAAGCTGGGTGTTTGGCGCCTCACCTTCACCTTCGGTGAAATCAACTCGGCGCGCGAGAAGGTTTTGCTCGTCGCGGGCGCGAGCAAGGCGGGCGTACTGCGCGAAGTGTACGAAGGCAAGCGCATCTACCCCGTGGAGGACGTGGACGCTCCGCTGTGGCTGCTCGACGAGGCGGCGAGCGCGTCGCTCAACCGCACGGCGTGA
- a CDS encoding alpha/beta hydrolase family protein: protein MHLKRLLALSALLSQPALGAPAVLLDRFSYRVGTLDVNALVCRPDGRAKRPLLNFVHGGLDTKYDVANCTRFARLGWVVAQSGLRGQNGSEGHPELCLGEVDDVLALARVAREKYDTDVRRVSYLGVSLGGCVALKAAARDPNATAVVTFVTPTDFAQQLDLLKRTRPDAVSARTAIFGGSPSEVPGAYEARRPLNVVGRVRASLLTVAAAQDPLIPLAQSCQVRDARTAAGRDVAQVRQKKDGTPAALPPQAWRRCDGERSSGTLPNLRRRDVLLIYDDLWHTSTPRMWRVAEAYLTANREPPSVFERLGDFFRRLF from the coding sequence GTGCACCTAAAGCGTCTCCTCGCGCTGAGCGCGCTGTTGAGTCAACCGGCGCTCGGCGCTCCGGCGGTCTTGCTCGACCGCTTCTCGTACCGCGTCGGAACCCTCGACGTCAACGCCCTCGTGTGCCGTCCCGACGGCCGCGCCAAGAGGCCGCTGCTGAACTTCGTGCACGGCGGGCTGGACACGAAGTACGACGTCGCGAACTGTACTCGCTTCGCGCGCCTCGGTTGGGTCGTCGCTCAGAGCGGCTTGCGTGGGCAAAACGGCAGCGAGGGACACCCCGAGCTGTGCCTCGGCGAAGTCGATGACGTGCTCGCCCTCGCACGGGTCGCCCGAGAGAAGTACGACACGGACGTTCGGCGCGTGTCGTACCTCGGCGTGTCCCTCGGCGGATGCGTCGCGCTGAAGGCGGCGGCGCGCGATCCGAACGCGACCGCCGTCGTGACCTTCGTCACCCCGACGGACTTCGCGCAGCAACTCGACCTTCTGAAACGCACCCGTCCCGACGCGGTGTCCGCCCGAACGGCGATCTTCGGCGGATCGCCGAGCGAGGTGCCGGGCGCGTACGAGGCGCGCCGACCGTTGAACGTCGTGGGCCGCGTGCGAGCGTCGCTGCTCACCGTCGCCGCCGCGCAAGACCCGCTGATTCCCCTCGCGCAAAGCTGTCAAGTGCGCGACGCTCGCACGGCGGCGGGGCGCGACGTCGCGCAAGTGCGCCAGAAGAAGGACGGCACGCCCGCCGCGCTTCCACCGCAAGCGTGGCGCCGCTGCGACGGCGAGCGCTCGTCGGGCACGCTGCCGAATTTGCGACGCCGTGACGTCCTGTTGATCTACGACGACTTGTGGCACACGTCCACGCCTCGAATGTGGCGTGTCGCCGAGGCGTACCTCACGGCCAACCGCGAGCCGCCGAGCGTGTTCGAACGTCTCGGCGACTTCTTCCGTCGTCTGTTCTGA
- a CDS encoding ABC transporter substrate-binding protein: MRLSILLATLALGSASAAPLKVPFWHSMESVANLVKSYADDFNKSQDEFEIVPVVAGNYREALAKLDAAFKTKSEPVLFQAELTDFPKLAADGRLAVLDRFERTLPDDLVKDFYPAVWNYGELGGKRYGLPWNVSLPALYFNASSLSRAGVNPPKTYAELETVAAKLSGRGRRSLLSVADAWTFESMVAARGGSVVANGAPNFTSPEVVDALESLARMVSNGSAVGRSLSEAPRAAFDFVRGANNMALASVANWPDFQKLALLFPLGAAPLPCAKTCAVAIGGAQLVVLNSASEREQQGAVAFWRFLMDRERLRGWVEQTFYVPPRKSVMGLLKPFLSANPYRSAVFGQLDDAVARPKVAGYAAWRAFLEEAIERTIKNGVPARTALQDAQRKALAER; encoded by the coding sequence ATGCGCCTTTCGATCCTTCTCGCCACGCTCGCCCTCGGTTCGGCGAGCGCCGCGCCCCTCAAGGTTCCGTTCTGGCATTCCATGGAGAGCGTCGCGAACCTCGTGAAGTCGTACGCCGACGACTTCAACAAGTCCCAAGACGAGTTCGAAATCGTGCCAGTCGTGGCCGGGAATTACCGCGAGGCGCTCGCGAAGCTCGACGCGGCCTTCAAGACGAAGTCGGAGCCCGTGCTGTTCCAGGCGGAGCTCACGGATTTCCCCAAGCTCGCCGCCGACGGTCGCCTCGCCGTTCTCGACCGCTTCGAGCGAACGCTGCCCGACGACCTCGTGAAGGATTTCTACCCGGCCGTGTGGAATTACGGCGAGCTCGGCGGCAAGCGCTACGGTCTGCCGTGGAACGTGTCGCTTCCCGCGCTGTACTTCAACGCGTCGAGCCTCTCGCGGGCGGGCGTGAATCCGCCCAAGACCTACGCGGAACTCGAAACGGTCGCGGCGAAACTCAGCGGACGCGGACGGCGCTCGCTGCTGAGCGTGGCCGATGCCTGGACGTTCGAAAGCATGGTCGCCGCGCGCGGCGGCAGCGTCGTCGCGAACGGCGCTCCGAACTTCACGTCGCCCGAAGTCGTGGACGCCCTCGAAAGCCTCGCGAGAATGGTCTCGAATGGCTCGGCGGTGGGGCGCAGCCTTTCGGAAGCGCCGCGCGCCGCGTTCGACTTCGTGCGCGGCGCGAACAACATGGCCCTCGCGAGCGTCGCCAATTGGCCCGATTTCCAAAAGCTCGCGCTGCTCTTTCCGCTCGGCGCGGCTCCCTTACCGTGCGCCAAGACGTGTGCCGTCGCGATCGGCGGCGCGCAACTCGTCGTTTTGAACTCGGCGTCCGAGCGCGAGCAGCAAGGCGCGGTGGCCTTCTGGCGCTTTCTGATGGACCGCGAGCGCTTGCGCGGCTGGGTGGAGCAGACCTTCTACGTTCCGCCGAGGAAAAGCGTGATGGGGCTCCTCAAGCCGTTTTTGAGCGCCAATCCGTACCGCTCGGCGGTCTTCGGCCAGCTTGACGACGCGGTCGCGCGTCCGAAGGTGGCGGGCTACGCGGCGTGGCGGGCCTTTCTGGAGGAAGCGATCGAACGAACGATCAAGAACGGCGTGCCCGCACGCACCGCCTTGCAGGACGCACAACGCAAAGCGCTCGCCGAGCGGTGA